Proteins encoded in a region of the Podarcis muralis chromosome 4, rPodMur119.hap1.1, whole genome shotgun sequence genome:
- the LOC144327634 gene encoding uncharacterized protein LOC144327634: MEENRGIVASLDCDELEIENKGDHEKIPREEKPHKKLECGESCSQSSNSTSHQQNNIGKKLYQCMGCGKGFTHSSSLTSHQRIHTGEKPYQCMECGKSFTHSSSLTSHQRIHTGEKPYQCVECGKSFTHSSSLTSHQRIHTGEKPYQCVECGKSFTCSTYLTSHQRIHTGEKPYQCVECGKSFRQNSALTSHQKIHTGETPYQCVECGKSFSQSSHLTSHQKIHKGEKPYQCVECGKSFSQSSNLTSHQRIHTGEKPYQCVECGKSFTDSSSLTSHHRIHTGEKPYECVECGKSFTDSSYLTSHQRIHTGEKPYQCVECGKSFTQSSNLTSHQRIHTGEKPYQCMECGKSFIDSSSLTYHHRIHTGEKPYQCAECGKTFRQSSDLTYHHRIHTGEKPYQCVECGKSFSRSSNFTSHQRIHTGEKPYQCVECGKSFRQRSALTSHHRIHTGEKPYQCVECGKSFTHNSHLISHQRIHTGEKPYQCVECGKSFTVSSKLTSHQRIHTKVGKTIIQL, translated from the exons atggaggagaatcgtgggatcgtggcctctcttg attgtgatgaattggaaatcgagaacaaaggtgaccacgaaaaaatccccagagaggagaagccacacaAAAAAttggagtgtggagaaagctgcagtcagagctccaattccacttcccatcaacaaaataacattggaaagaaactctatcagtgcatgggatgtggaaagggcttcactcatagctcctctctcacttcccatcaaagaattcatacaggagagaaaccctatcagtgtatggaatgtggaaagagcttcactcatagctcctctctcacttcccatcaaagaattcatacaggggagaaaccatatcagtgtgtggaatgtggaaagagcttcactcatagctcctctctcacttcccatcaaagaattcatacaggggagaaaccctatcagtgtgtggaatgtggaaagagcttcacatgtagcacctatctcacttcccatcaaagaattcatacaggggagaaaccctatcagtgtgtggaatgtggaaagagcttccgtcagaactccgctctcacttcccatcaaaaaattcatacaggggagacaccctatcagtgtgtggaatgtggaaagagcttcagtcagagctcccatctcacttcccatcaaaaaattcataaaggggagaaaccctatcagtgtgtggaatgtggaaagagcttcagtcagagctccaatctcacttcccatcaaagaattcatacaggggagaaaccctatcagtgtgtggaatgtggaaagagtttcactgatagctcctctctcacatcccatcacagaattcatacaggggagaaaccatatgagtgtgtggaatgtggaaagagtttcacagATAGTtcctatctcacttcccatcaaagaattcatacaggggagaaaccctatcagtgtgtggaatgtggaaagagcttcactcagagctccaatctcacttcccatcaaagaattcatacaggggagaaaccctatcagtgtatggaatgtggaaagagcttcattgatagctcctctctcacttaccatcacagaattcatacaggggagaaaccctatcagtgtgcggaatgtggaaagaccttccgtcagagctccgatctcacttaccatcacagaattcatacaggggagaaaccctatcagtgtgtggaatgtggaaagagcttcagtaggagctccaatttcacttcccatcaaagaattcatacaggggagaaaccctatcagtgtgtggaatgtggaaagagcttccgtcagaggtctgctctcacttcccatcacagaattcatacaggggagaaaccctatcagtgtgtggaatgtggaaagagcttcactcataactcccatctcatttcccatcaaagaattcatacaggggagaaaccttatcagtgtgtggaatgtggaaagagcttcactgttagctctaaactcacttcccatcaaagaatccatacaaaggtcggaaaaaccattatacagctttag
- the LOC144327419 gene encoding uncharacterized protein LOC144327419: MEGNRGIVASLDCDETEIKNKGDHDKIPREEKPRKNLECGESCSQRSHSYQQNIIGKKVYQCMECGKSFRKSSILTSHQRIHTGEKPYQCVECGKSFSHSSNLTSHQRIHTGEKPYQCVECGKSFRQRVSLTSHQRIHTGEKPYQCVKCGKSFTYTSSLISHHKIHTGEKPYQCVECGKSFRKSSSLTSHHRIHTRETPYQCVECGKSFRNSSSLTSHHTIHTGEKHYKCGECGKSFRKSSSLTSHHRIHTGEQPYQCMECGKSFSHSSHLTSHQRIHTGEKPYQCVECGKSFTHSSSLTSHQKIHKGEKPYQCVECGKSFRKSSSLTSHHRIHTGEKPYQCVECGKSFRMSSSLTSHHRIHTGEKPYQCVECGKSFRQRVSLTSHQRIHTGEKPYQCVKCGKSFTYTSSLISHHKIHTGEKPYQCVECGKSFRKSSSLTSHHRIHTRETPYQCVECGKSFRNSSSLTSHHTIHTGEKHYKCGECGKSFRKSSSLTSHHRIHTGEQPYQCMECGKSFSHSSHLTSHQRIHTGEKPYQCVECGKSFTHSSSLTSHQKIHKGEKPYQCVECGKSFRKSSSLTSHHRIHTGEKPYQCVECGKSFRMSSSLTSHHRIHTGEKPYQCVECGKSFRKSAHLTSHKKIHTGEKPYQCVECGKSFRKSAHLTYHHRIHKGEKPYQCVECGKSFRQNSALTSHQKIHTGETPYQCVECGKSFSQSSHLTSHQKIHKGEKPYQCVECGKSFSQSSKVERLR; this comes from the exons atggaggggaatcgtgggatcgtggcctctcttg ATTGTGATGAAACGGAAatcaagaacaaaggtgaccacgacaaaatccccagagaggagaagccacgcaaaaatttggagtgtggagaaagctgtAGTCAGAGATCCCATTCCTATCAACAAAATATCATTGGAAAGAAagtctatcagtgcatggaatgtggaaagagcttcaggaagagctccattctcacttcccatcaaagaattcatacaggggagaaaccatatcagtgtgtggaatgtggaaagagcttcagtcacagctccaatctcacttcccatcaaagaattcatacaggggagaaaccctatcagtgtgtggaatgtggaaagagcttcaggcagagagtcagtctcacttcccatcaaagaattcatacaggggagaaaccctatcagtgtgtgaaatgtggaaagagcttcacatatacttcctctctcatttcccatcacaaaattcatacaggggagaaaccctatcagtgtgtggaatgtggaaagagcttcagaaaaagctcctctctcacttcccatcacagaattcatacaagggagacaccctatcagtgtgtggaatgtggaaagagcttcaggaatagctcctctctcacttcccatcacacaattcatacaggggagaaacactATAAGTGTGGGGAATGTGGTAAGAGCTTCAGgaaaagctcctctctcacttcccatcacagaattcatacaggggagcaaccgtatcagtgcatggaatgtggaaagagcttcagtcacagctcccatctcacttcccatcaaagaattcatacaggtgagaaaccctatcagtgtgtggaatgtggaaagagcttcactcatagctcttctctcacttcccatcaaaaaattcataaaggggagaaaccctatcagtgtgtggaatgtggaaagagcttcaggaagagctcctctctcacttcccatcacagaattcatacaggggagaaaccctatcagtgtgtggaatgtggaaagagcttcaggatgagctcctctctcacttcccatcacagaattcatacaggggagaaaccctatcagtgtgtggaatgtggaaagagcttcaggcagagagtcagtctcacttcccatcaaagaattcatacaggggagaaaccctatcagtgtgtgaaatgtggaaagagcttcacatatacttcctctctcatttcccatcacaaaattcatacaggggagaaaccctatcagtgtgtggaatgtggaaagagcttcagaaaaagctcctctctcacttcccatcacagaattcatacaagggagacaccctatcagtgtgtggaatgtggaaagagcttcaggaatagctcctctctcacttcccatcacacaattcatacaggggagaaacactATAAGTGTGGGGAATGTGGTAAGAGCTTCAGgaaaagctcctctctcacttcccatcacagaattcatacaggggagcaaccgtatcagtgcatggaatgtggaaagagcttcagtcacagctcccatctcacttcccatcaaagaattcatacaggtgagaaaccctatcagtgtgtggaatgtggaaagagcttcactcatagctcttctctcacttcccatcaaaaaattcataaaggggagaaaccctatcagtgtgtggaatgtggaaagagcttcaggaagagctcctctctcacttcccatcacagaattcatacaggggagaaaccctatcagtgtgtggaatgtggaaagagcttcaggatgagctcctctctcacttcccatcacagaattcatacaggggagaaaccctatcagtgtgtggaatgtggaaagagcttcaggaagagtgcccatctcacttcccataaaaaaattcatacaggggagaaaccctatcagtgtgtggaatgtggaaagagcttcaggaagagtgcccatctcacttaccatcacagaattcataaaggggagaaaccctatcagtgtgtggaatgtggaaagagcttccgtcagaactccgctctcacttcccatcaaaaaattcatacaggggagacaccctatcagtgtgtggaatgtggaaagagcttcagtcagagctcccatctcacttcccatcaaaaaattcataaaggggagaaaccctatcagtgtgtggaatgtggaaagagcttcagtcagagctccaaggTCGAGAGGctgaggtga